The genomic window agtttgatttgatttcacatTGTAGGTGTGATCAAGGCATAGATTAAGTGAGACTGCTTATAACAGCACCACCTATAGGCTAATCAGTGCCATTCTGTTTGGCCAAGTTACTCATGGCATCTTGTTTCTGTGTGTCAAATTAGATGTATTTTTCTTACTAATGTATGCTTGACTTATTtgaccatgcttcactgtgaacCCCTAATTATTCTATAACCACAGCATGGGCACACACACATAGTCTATACCTGTAACATTATGTTAGACATATATTCTAAAATAAGCACTTAGAGGTTGTGTgattaaaatgtcatttttgtAAACATATATAACGGTTTTAGACACACAAAATAAAGGAGTTTAGTGATATAATATGTAGACATCGAGTGTAGATGCATGAAGACACATTGACATTTAACATTATATATACACTGTGGAGCTCCAAGGACTCTGGGTTATTGCATCTAGATTCCGTGTTCAGCTAGTCAACtagcagtggtgggaaaagtacccaattgtcatacttgatagaaaatggctcaagtaaaagtgaaagtcacccagtaaaatactacttcagtaaagtctaaaagtatttgattttaaacatacttaagtataaaaagaAAATGgaattaagtatcaaaagtaaaagtataaattaaaAGTatacatttcaaattccttatattatgcaaaccagaCGGCAAAATGTTCTCCTTTTTTAAAATTGATGGATAACATGGGGcaaactccaacactcagacatacagtaatttaaaaacaaagaatttgtgtttagtgagtccgccagatcagaagcagtagggatgaccagggattttctcttgataagtgtgtgaattgtaccattttcctgtcaaaatgtaatgagtacttttgggtgtcagggaaaatgtgtggggtaaaaagtacattattttctttattaatgtagtgaagtaaaagttgtcaaaaatataaatagtaatgtaaAGCACAGATACCCAAAAAAAAAGAACTtaattagtactttaaagtatttttacttgtgtactttacaccactgttaaCTAGTATAACTTGTGATTGACTCTACAATGTGAAAAACATTACATGGATGATGGAATACAACTGAAAGAGATGGTTGTCTGAAATGTTTACGTGAAATTAACAAACtttagatcagctttaataggATATGATGAAACAGAATGTAACATAAGGGGTTATAAATGGGAATTTAGATCATTTTACAGCATATGACATACATTTTACCCACACAGTATATAAAAATGTTCACTTCTGCATTTGCAAATATCTGTATCAGCAAAAAATACACTTTTTAAGAGTAATACTTAGTAATAGttactgtgtttgttttttattctGTTTGAGGTATTGATATTGAGGTTCAAACCAGAGTTTCTGACACTGTTGACACAACCAAGTCACGTGTGCCTAAAGCTAAAGTCAAAGTCTGTTTCATTCAGAACTTTTTGTACTTTTGATAAGAGATTCTGGTACAAGCCATGCACTGAAACCACGTTCTCGGCACTCCTAAATTCGTCATACACTCATGTGTTACACATATGGTCTCATATCTTTCCCTCCAATTGATTCTGTCTATTAAAAATAGTAAATGAATTGACTTCAGCTCCCCAGGAGCAGGGATGGAGAGTTGGAGACCACTTATTTTATTCCTCAGTACATTGCCCTCTACATGTTAGTTCATAGTAAATGTTGCCAGTTCTGTTTTGCCCTATTTAATGGTCACTACAGaaataatgtatttttaataGGCAGGTTTGAATGGGCAGGGCAGGTTCGCTCCcagtctgttctctctgataAGGTGTGTTTGTTAACCTTCTCACTCTACTACTTGACTCTGTAACAGtcccatattcctggtattcatTCACCTCACTCCATTGCTGCAAGACAATGAAGGATACACACACCCTGCTCAATCTGCTTCTGCTGTTTGTGTACCTTGCAGGTAATATGATATGGAAAAAACAACATTATTTTGAGATAATATTTTGTCAAAATCTATTTTTGAGGATGCCGAACGCGGTTTGACATCTGTCAGTAAGTCTGTATGTTCTGGAAACTTTCTGCTAAGCTGTTTTTATGAACTTCCAGGATCAACTGTGACCACTGATGGAGGGAAGGACAGTCCCAGTAGGTAAACCACAGACACATGACAAACTAGTCAACGTATTATAGTATGGCAACATTATTGGAGTGTTGGGTCCTCTGGATTGTACCTGTGGTAGGGCAGTATTGCTAACAGCTAGCAGATAACTACTGTACAGAAATGAGGGGTCAGTTGGAAATGCCATGACTTTTAATTTTATTATCATTGTAGCAATTTATCCCTATTACAAGTAAATTTACACCCTGTGTGCCAAAAATCCGGTAGGCCAACATTGCCTGATTGTGCACTGTAATTTTCAGATGGTCCCTTGGAACTAACCATTTTGGGACCTGACTTTGTGACTGTGGGCGTGCCATGCAGTTTTGACTGTTCCGCCCAGTGCTCTCCTTCCTGTAGCTACAGAATGAGTATCGACGGGCAGATTGGACAGGGGAACGAAGTGTTCTTCACAGCTCGCCAATGGGAGGAGTCCCTAAACCTCACATGCACGGCAAGGAATGATGACTCTGGGAGGTCCTCTACAGTAACAAAGATACTGCAGGTTTTAGGTGCGTGGGTGGTTTGTTGTTTTTATGACACTTCACTTGAAATTAGAGGTGATGGTCTTTATGATATTAGGAATGGAGGGATAATTCAATGTGTTGTAATTTACTGACAACATGTCTGGATTACTGGATTAGTGTTAGATTAAATAATTTTGCTCATGTTTTTCACATTGGTCATAGGATCTAGACTATTATCTAAATGTGTGTGTTCCTCCTTGTAGCTGGACCAAGCAATGTATTGATCACAAGCCCTGACTTGATGACCCCAGGGGCCCCACAAAGCTTCAAGTGTAACGCCGACTGTCGTCCCTCCTGCAACTACACTTGGGGGATAAAGGACCGATGGCTCGGGGGGCAGGGGAACGAGATTACCGTAACTCCCGAAAAGTTGGCCACCTCTGTTACCCTGAACTGCAAGGCCATCAACAGTGTGTCTGGGCTCTATGCCATGGCCACCAGGACAATACCTGTGACATGTAGGTTATTGGGAGATGTAGAGCTTCCTCTAACAATTGTAGATTATTTATTGTCATTAGTGTAATGCAATTGTTCATATCCATATCCAGGGCCGGATTAAGAAATCATAGGCCCCGGGGCTTTGTTTTGTTATAGGCCCCCTGGTTGGATATTTTTTGGGGCCTCTCAGACCCCATTCAGGCTTGGGCCCAGGACCTTTTCAATAGCTTGATCTATCAATTAACACACTTCCCTTATCCAGTATACATTCTACATTTGATGATTAAAGAGTGATTTTGGGGTTTTGGTTGAAGTGATACTTGAACCAGCTTCTTCCTTTACTTTTTGTCTCCTATCAGCTGGTCCATCAGAGGTCCACGTCATGGGTCAAGACTCTGTTGCAGTTGGCTTCAAGTCCAAGTTTCTGTGCACTGCCAAATGCATTCCTACTTGTGACTACTGGTGGATCGTTGATGGTCACACTGTTTATGGCAGTGAGATGGAGATGACGGTCGAGCGACATGTAAAGTCAGAGAAGATTAAGTGCTACGCTCAGAATACGGTCTCAATGAATTTTGACGTGGCAACCAAGACCGTATGGGTGGGAGGTACAGCAGAAATCTCATGATTATACATTTGAGTAACTACAGACATAAAAAATGTCagacaaatcaaatccaaatcgaatgtatttataaaaccctttttacaTCAAGCAGATgccacaaagtgcttatacagaaacccagcctaaaactccaaacagcaagcaatgcagatgtagaagcatggtggctaggaaaaactccctagaaaggcaggaaccctACTGTAGGAAGAAGCCTagggaggaaccaggctctgaggggtggccagtcctcttctagctgtgccaggtggagattataagagtacatggccattaaggccagattgttcttcaagatgttccaacattcatagatgaccagcaggttcAAATAATAATCCCAGTGGTCGTAGAGGGTGtagcaggtcagcacctcaggagtaaatgtcagttggctttttggtgttccttttgtaatgtttttgttgttgttgtgtgttgcagATGATGGAAAATCCATGGCCATACAGGATAAACAGACTATAGACCTGCTTCTGTTTGCCTTTACACTCTCACTCTACACTGTAATATCACCATAATCCAGGAGAGGGACGTTTTGTACAAGGAAGTAAGCTGTTCTCCACACGCACATCTGAATAATTTGAAAACATGTCAGCATTATTACAAACAGTGCCTTCCATATCAGCATATTTGCTGATGATAAGTGGAGTGGAAAGACTTGGCTGAATCTTTCAATATTAAATCACTACGTGTGTGCAAGCATCATCACGTGTATACCCTATTTGGAATAAATATTTAATAAAGACAAATATACATTAATTTAGTAGCATGTCTTTTTTGCAATGTGTAACTTTTTTCCAGACTTGAGATGGAGTTGAAACCTGCAAGCATGCCATCTTCATGGAAGGCACAGACTTTGAAGTGATGTATTTTAAATGGCGTGCTGATGTTGGACAGGCTCAAGACAAGTCAGGTCCAGTTTAACACGACAATTAAAATACATTACTTCAAAGTCTGTGCCTTTGGGGGGGAAAAATATGTAATATAGATTTTGTTTGCTCAAATCATTTACACTCCCAATATTTGTCTAGAAACTGCATAACTGCAACAAAATACATGACAAActgtttttgaaatgttttgtgttTTCTCAAATAAGTTCTGAAACAATTATCTCAATCAATTGCCATCATACTGAATTAAATATTGGAAATGTGAAATAGTTTGGTACTGTTAGTTGAAGTGCTATTTTCACACATCGTCTGACTGATGATTAGCATTAACTTCACAACAGATGAGGGGCCCACCCTGCATCTACATCTACATTTTGATCTGGAATGTAATCAACATGCATGAATATTAAAACACACTTGATCACGGAGTGCGATTAGTCCGCTTTTGATTACCACTGATTATATATCAGGAGTTTATTTTATGGTACATAAGTACAATCAATGTTCCAGAGAGGCAATGgtatcacctacacacacaccctctctatcTTTTCAAGCTTTTCCATGCATAACCCTTTTGTCATCTTGAATTATAGTTCAATTGGTTAAGTTAATTAATGCATTTTAAATGGAAAAATAATAAGTGTCCTTTACTAATATAAATATTATACCAACAACCACTGTATCTACATAAGAGCTATTCGACATAATAGGATAAACAGATTAAAACATGTTTGCACACTTTCTTTTGTCTGTAACCGTCACCTGTCTGA from Oncorhynchus mykiss isolate Arlee chromosome 15, USDA_OmykA_1.1, whole genome shotgun sequence includes these protein-coding regions:
- the LOC110490396 gene encoding uncharacterized protein LOC110490396 isoform X2, whose amino-acid sequence is MEGRTVPVDGPLELTILGPDFVTVGVPCSFDCSAQCSPSCSYRMSIDGQIGQGNEVFFTARQWEESLNLTCTARNDDSGRSSTVTKILQVLAGPSNVLITSPDLMTPGAPQSFKCNADCRPSCNYTWGIKDRWLGGQGNEITVTPEKLATSVTLNCKAINSVSGLYAMATRTIPVTSGPSEVHVMGQDSVAVGFKSKFLCTAKCIPTCDYWWIVDGHTVYGSEMEMTVERHVKSEKIKCYAQNTVSMNFDVATKTVWVGDDGKSMAIQDKQTIDLLLFAFTLSLYTVISP
- the LOC110490396 gene encoding uncharacterized protein LOC110490396 isoform X1, translated to MKDTHTLLNLLLLFVYLAGSTVTTDGGKDSPNGPLELTILGPDFVTVGVPCSFDCSAQCSPSCSYRMSIDGQIGQGNEVFFTARQWEESLNLTCTARNDDSGRSSTVTKILQVLAGPSNVLITSPDLMTPGAPQSFKCNADCRPSCNYTWGIKDRWLGGQGNEITVTPEKLATSVTLNCKAINSVSGLYAMATRTIPVTSGPSEVHVMGQDSVAVGFKSKFLCTAKCIPTCDYWWIVDGHTVYGSEMEMTVERHVKSEKIKCYAQNTVSMNFDVATKTVWVGDDGKSMAIQDKQTIDLLLFAFTLSLYTVISP